The Clostridiaceae bacterium HFYG-1003 genome includes a window with the following:
- a CDS encoding TRAP transporter permease produces MSQLNHKQPEPDTTASSAEQPKAIEELMAEFDKESATRHFRGRPKKIIQALFIGFALYVFWMTLIATPPEQVRRASFIGLLIFLGFLVYPVKKAHIERVNYIPWYDYGFALLGSGAFFYYVINFQTIVAKAINIGPVEIAVGVIGTLMLIELCRRVVGIPILVVALSFVVYAFYKGHSLKRVIHQLFYTTDGIIGTPLGVAATFIVLFIILGSFLEKTGIGNFFIDLANSIAGYASGGPAKVAVISSALEGMYSGSSVANTVGSGSVTIPIMKKTGYKPEFAAAVEAAASTGGQIMPPIMGAAAFLMAELTDTPYSVIAVTAILPALLYFTGIFMMIHFEAKKLGLKGLPKETLPNFWKLLLKKGYLFLPILTLIALMSLGRTPANSAVYAILAAVIVSMFSKETRMSPATFAEALAGGSRNTMGVAVACAIAGIIVGIVTLTGLGQDLLNVLMSVAGTSKFLALFLTMVSCIILGMGVPTTANYVIMATITAPIVMSMGVPMLAAHMFVFYFGIVADITPPVALAAYAGSAIAKSDPFKTGVTATRLAITAFIVPYIFAYSPAMLLIDTTPLAVVRIVITSLVGIFGIAAGMEGWMFTRMAWWERILIIGAGLLSIDPSPITDILGVGLMAAIIFYQFSKSKRTVEAAA; encoded by the coding sequence ATGAGTCAATTAAACCACAAACAACCTGAACCAGACACGACTGCTTCATCAGCGGAACAGCCTAAAGCAATTGAAGAACTGATGGCAGAATTCGACAAGGAGTCTGCAACGCGCCATTTTCGTGGTCGACCCAAAAAGATCATCCAGGCCTTATTCATCGGCTTTGCCCTGTACGTCTTTTGGATGACGCTGATTGCGACTCCGCCGGAACAGGTCCGACGGGCATCATTTATCGGCCTGCTGATTTTCCTGGGATTTCTGGTTTATCCCGTGAAGAAAGCCCACATTGAAAGGGTAAACTACATTCCCTGGTATGACTATGGGTTTGCACTTCTGGGATCCGGGGCCTTTTTCTATTATGTCATCAACTTTCAGACCATCGTGGCCAAGGCCATCAACATCGGGCCCGTGGAGATCGCGGTTGGAGTCATCGGCACACTGATGCTGATTGAACTTTGCCGTAGAGTGGTGGGTATCCCCATTCTGGTGGTCGCCTTATCCTTTGTGGTCTATGCCTTCTATAAGGGGCACTCTCTGAAACGGGTGATTCACCAGTTGTTCTATACGACAGATGGCATCATCGGCACCCCATTGGGCGTTGCCGCCACGTTTATCGTCCTGTTTATCATTCTGGGATCGTTCCTGGAGAAAACGGGAATTGGAAACTTCTTCATTGATCTGGCCAATTCCATCGCAGGCTATGCCTCCGGGGGTCCGGCCAAAGTAGCAGTCATTTCCAGTGCTTTGGAAGGAATGTATTCCGGAAGTTCCGTTGCAAATACGGTCGGCAGCGGCAGTGTCACCATCCCAATCATGAAAAAAACCGGCTACAAGCCCGAATTTGCCGCCGCGGTGGAAGCAGCCGCCTCCACCGGTGGTCAGATCATGCCTCCGATCATGGGTGCGGCGGCCTTCCTGATGGCTGAACTCACGGATACGCCGTATTCGGTCATTGCGGTGACAGCCATTCTGCCGGCCCTGCTCTATTTCACCGGAATTTTCATGATGATTCACTTTGAAGCTAAAAAGCTTGGTTTGAAAGGTCTTCCCAAAGAAACACTGCCCAATTTCTGGAAACTTCTGCTGAAGAAGGGATACCTGTTCCTGCCCATTCTCACACTGATCGCATTGATGAGTCTTGGCCGGACTCCGGCCAATTCAGCCGTTTACGCCATCCTGGCCGCAGTGATTGTCAGCATGTTTTCCAAGGAAACCAGAATGAGTCCGGCAACTTTTGCCGAAGCTCTGGCCGGGGGATCCCGCAATACCATGGGCGTTGCGGTAGCCTGCGCCATCGCCGGCATTATCGTGGGCATTGTTACGCTGACCGGACTGGGCCAGGACCTGCTCAATGTCCTGATGTCAGTGGCCGGAACCAGTAAATTCCTGGCCCTGTTCCTCACCATGGTCAGCTGCATCATCCTGGGAATGGGAGTTCCGACCACCGCCAACTACGTCATCATGGCAACCATCACCGCGCCCATCGTCATGAGCATGGGCGTCCCCATGCTGGCTGCCCACATGTTCGTGTTCTACTTCGGCATCGTGGCTGACATTACCCCGCCGGTAGCCCTGGCGGCCTATGCCGGATCCGCTATTGCCAAGTCGGATCCCTTCAAGACCGGAGTGACAGCAACCCGTCTTGCCATCACAGCCTTTATTGTGCCGTACATCTTTGCCTACAGTCCGGCCATGCTGCTCATTGATACGACCCCGCTGGCGGTGGTCCGGATCGTAATCACTTCCTTAGTAGGGATCTTTGGGATCGCTGCCGGAATGGAGGGTTGGATGTTCACCCGGATGGCCTGGTGGGAACGGATCCTGATTATCGGAGCCGGTCTATTATCCATCGATCCCAGTCCCATAACGGATATTTTGGGAGTCGGACTGATGGCAGCCATCATTTTCTATCAGTTCAGCAAAAGCAAGCGCACCGTAGAAGCAGCTGCCTGA
- a CDS encoding DUF1850 domain-containing protein produces the protein MRRFRLFLSLAVLAILLLTGCTQETMLVLREQASGRMIAQWPFSEGEIFSLEFVHSVNQSPVIDELTRSGDRLLPVRTIYSGLGAGVQTELGPSETLTYDRDGRMVISGFQTKIESLNLIVGTVSDHTLTLKGRTLSLRELCGRNAAVSFTIEP, from the coding sequence ATGAGGCGGTTTCGTCTGTTTCTGAGTCTGGCTGTGCTTGCGATCCTGCTTCTTACCGGATGTACTCAGGAAACAATGCTGGTGCTGCGGGAACAGGCTTCCGGCCGGATGATTGCTCAATGGCCATTTTCTGAGGGAGAGATTTTCTCACTGGAATTTGTTCATTCGGTCAATCAGAGCCCGGTCATCGACGAACTCACCCGATCCGGCGATCGGCTGCTTCCGGTCCGGACAATCTACAGCGGCCTGGGGGCTGGAGTTCAAACCGAATTGGGACCGAGCGAAACGCTGACCTACGACAGGGATGGACGAATGGTGATTTCAGGCTTTCAAACCAAGATTGAAAGCCTGAATCTCATTGTAGGAACTGTTTCAGATCACACGCTGACATTGAAAGGCAGGACGCTGAGCCTGCGGGAACTCTGCGGCAGGAACGCTGCCGTTTCATTCACCATCGAGCCATAA
- a CDS encoding TAXI family TRAP transporter solute-binding subunit, whose protein sequence is MNKKWITFIGAVLLSAALLASCSASGAAKQTVKLATGGNTGTYYAFGTAVGQILGEKSGVSFNIQSTGASKANIQLISAKEVNMAIVQNDVMDYAFNGTDLFATDGAVKGFSAMAGLYAEVVQIVVDPEAGIKTIADLKGKSVSVGDAGSGVEFNAKQILEAYGVTFEDIKKQNLSFAASADAFKDDKIDAFFCTAGAPTTAIMDLVTTKPIQILGVEADKAAALKAAHPFYTTYEIPAGTYSGVDAAVTTLAVKATFIVSDELDQDTVYKLTKALFDNQDAIAKAHAKGKELSTAYAVEGISIKFHPGAEKYYKEVGALK, encoded by the coding sequence ATGAACAAGAAATGGATCACTTTCATCGGGGCTGTGCTGTTGTCAGCCGCACTGCTGGCATCCTGTTCGGCCAGCGGAGCTGCCAAGCAGACCGTGAAACTGGCAACCGGAGGCAACACGGGAACCTATTATGCCTTTGGGACGGCGGTTGGTCAGATTCTGGGAGAAAAATCCGGAGTCAGCTTCAATATTCAGTCCACCGGAGCTTCCAAGGCGAATATCCAGCTAATCTCCGCGAAGGAAGTCAACATGGCCATCGTTCAGAATGACGTCATGGACTATGCCTTTAATGGCACGGATCTGTTCGCCACCGACGGTGCGGTAAAAGGTTTTTCAGCCATGGCCGGACTTTACGCGGAAGTGGTTCAGATTGTAGTGGATCCTGAGGCGGGAATAAAAACCATCGCCGACCTGAAAGGCAAGAGCGTCTCCGTCGGAGATGCGGGCAGCGGTGTGGAATTCAATGCCAAGCAGATTCTTGAAGCATACGGAGTGACTTTTGAAGACATCAAGAAGCAGAACCTGAGTTTCGCCGCTTCGGCTGACGCCTTCAAGGATGATAAAATCGACGCGTTCTTCTGTACGGCCGGAGCGCCCACCACAGCTATCATGGATCTGGTCACCACCAAGCCGATCCAGATCCTGGGCGTGGAAGCTGACAAGGCCGCCGCGTTGAAGGCGGCGCACCCGTTCTATACCACTTATGAAATACCGGCTGGTACTTACAGCGGAGTCGATGCCGCGGTTACGACCCTGGCTGTGAAAGCTACCTTCATTGTGTCGGATGAGCTGGATCAGGATACGGTCTACAAACTGACAAAGGCACTGTTTGACAATCAGGACGCCATTGCCAAAGCTCATGCCAAGGGCAAGGAGCTCAGCACCGCCTACGCGGTGGAGGGCATCTCCATCAAGTTCCACCCCGGTGCCGAGAAATACTACAAGGAAGTAGGAGCCCTTAAATAA
- a CDS encoding FAD binding domain-containing protein: protein MMNMERIIRVSSLNEAWTLNQERSNVILGGFMWMKMANRSVAAGIDLSLLGLDQIEVTPEEFRIGCMCTLRMLELHPEINRQFPGYFAKALGSLVGVQFRNGATVGGSVFGRYGFSDVLTSLLALDTRVELYQGGLVPLTVFVNQKLDNDILVRIIIRRDNRTAAYLSQRNTRTDFPVIAVAAACRNQTVYISVGARPMKAALVELTLSDDAAADPDSLAQQAVSQLSFGKDMRSSAEYRRHLAQVYIRRGLEQILGGTKA from the coding sequence ATGATGAATATGGAGAGGATCATCCGGGTCAGCAGCCTGAACGAAGCCTGGACCCTGAATCAGGAGAGATCCAATGTGATTCTGGGTGGATTCATGTGGATGAAAATGGCCAATCGATCCGTTGCTGCCGGGATTGATCTGTCCCTGTTGGGACTGGATCAGATCGAAGTCACTCCGGAAGAATTCCGGATCGGCTGCATGTGCACCCTCAGAATGCTGGAACTGCACCCTGAAATCAATCGCCAGTTCCCTGGATATTTCGCCAAAGCCCTGGGCTCTCTGGTTGGAGTCCAGTTCAGGAATGGGGCAACGGTAGGCGGCAGCGTCTTTGGCCGTTATGGCTTTTCAGACGTCCTGACCAGCCTGCTGGCACTGGACACCCGGGTTGAACTGTATCAGGGCGGGCTGGTCCCACTAACAGTCTTTGTCAATCAGAAGCTCGACAATGACATACTGGTCCGGATTATTATCCGGCGCGACAACCGAACCGCTGCCTATCTGTCCCAAAGAAATACCCGGACAGATTTTCCAGTCATTGCCGTAGCAGCAGCATGCAGGAATCAAACGGTTTATATTTCTGTCGGCGCGCGTCCCATGAAGGCTGCCCTGGTAGAGCTCACCCTGTCGGATGACGCTGCGGCTGATCCGGATTCACTGGCACAGCAGGCGGTCTCACAATTATCCTTCGGTAAGGACATGAGGAGCAGCGCGGAATATCGCCGGCATCTGGCTCAGGTCTATATCCGGAGAGGTCTTGAGCAAATTCTGGGAGGTACAAAGGCATGA
- a CDS encoding 2Fe-2S iron-sulfur cluster-binding protein, translating to MIIHLKLNGKDIEREIADDTLLIDFLRDNGCLSVKRGCETSSCGLCTVMLDNRPILSCSTLAARVDGKQVLTLEGLQKEAAEFGVFLADEGAEQCGFCSPGIVMSVLAMTRELDQPDDEAIAHYLSGNLCRCTGYMGQKRAIRNYLNARRANKHEAAE from the coding sequence ATGATCATCCATCTGAAATTAAACGGGAAGGACATCGAGCGGGAAATCGCCGATGACACGCTCCTGATCGACTTTCTCCGAGACAATGGCTGTCTCAGCGTCAAACGAGGCTGCGAGACCTCCAGCTGCGGTCTGTGTACCGTCATGCTGGACAACCGGCCGATTCTGTCCTGTTCGACTCTGGCTGCCCGAGTCGACGGAAAGCAGGTCCTGACCTTGGAGGGACTTCAGAAAGAAGCCGCTGAATTTGGTGTATTCCTGGCAGACGAAGGCGCAGAACAGTGCGGTTTCTGCAGTCCCGGCATCGTCATGAGTGTTCTGGCCATGACCCGGGAACTGGATCAGCCCGATGATGAGGCCATCGCTCATTACCTGTCCGGCAACCTGTGCCGCTGCACCGGCTATATGGGACAAAAGCGGGCCATCCGCAACTATCTCAACGCAAGGAGGGCAAATAAACATGAAGCAGCTGAATAA
- a CDS encoding molybdopterin-dependent oxidoreductase encodes MKQLNKPIRKKDAMALVTGKPVYTADLTPKDALVVKLLRSPHAHALITEIDASQALALPGIECVLTWQDVPNERFTLAGQTYPEPSPYDRLILDRHLRFVGDPVAIVAGTDAKLVDKAMSLIRVSYEVLEPLLDPMIAKDHPILIHPEDNWKSLVPVGADNRRNLAASGQKEHGDVEAVLAGCDYVVEETYHTKANNQAMMETFRTYTYQDVYGRLTCLSSTQVPFHVRRILSHALGIPKGQIRVIKPRVGGGFGAKQSAVMEMYPALVTMKTGKGALLVYSRQESHIAGSPRHENILKVRVGATKDGIIRAIDLYTLSNTGAYGEHGPTTVELSAYKSIPLYGKADAFRFRFDVVYTNVMSAGAYRGYGAPQGLFAVESAVNELARKMDWDPVKLRELNMVREGQIMPAYYGEQLNSCALDRCMARAKEMMKWDEKYPARDLGNGKIRSVGVAMAMQGSGITHLDTAAVSLKVNDDGFYSLSIGAADMGTGCDTSLAQVAAECLNCSVDDIVVHGVDTDTSPYDKGSYASSTAYITGMATVKTCEALVLKIREAGAKALKCGLDEVDFDGIRVYHAQTNASISLKDLANRNMAGHQNTLYATESHCSAFSPPPFMVGMAEVEIDQETGTIDLIDYVGVVDCGTVVNSNIARIQAEGGIAQGIGMALYEDIQYSDKGQLYNNSLMQYKIPTRLDVGTIRVAFESSYEPSGPFGVKSIGEVVINTPPPAIAGAILNATGASIRDLPMTPEKIFSAMTALSSQTEDPSVR; translated from the coding sequence ATGAAGCAGCTGAATAAGCCCATCCGGAAAAAAGATGCCATGGCGCTGGTCACGGGCAAGCCGGTCTATACGGCGGACCTCACGCCGAAGGATGCCCTGGTGGTAAAACTTCTGAGGAGTCCCCATGCTCACGCCCTCATCACAGAAATCGACGCATCCCAGGCACTGGCCCTGCCCGGCATCGAATGCGTTCTGACCTGGCAGGATGTTCCGAATGAGCGATTCACACTGGCCGGTCAGACCTATCCGGAACCAAGCCCCTATGACCGGCTGATCCTGGATCGGCACCTGCGCTTTGTAGGCGATCCCGTAGCCATCGTTGCCGGAACCGACGCGAAACTCGTAGATAAGGCCATGAGTCTGATCCGGGTCAGCTATGAGGTGCTGGAACCCCTGCTGGATCCGATGATCGCCAAGGACCATCCCATTCTGATCCATCCCGAGGACAACTGGAAGAGCCTGGTTCCGGTGGGAGCCGACAACCGGCGCAATCTGGCAGCCAGCGGTCAGAAGGAACACGGCGATGTGGAAGCCGTGCTGGCCGGCTGTGATTATGTGGTGGAGGAAACCTATCATACCAAGGCGAATAACCAGGCGATGATGGAGACCTTCCGGACCTACACCTATCAGGATGTCTATGGCCGGCTGACCTGCCTCTCGTCCACCCAGGTCCCCTTTCATGTCCGTCGCATTCTTTCCCATGCCCTGGGAATCCCCAAGGGTCAGATCCGCGTCATAAAACCCCGAGTCGGCGGAGGGTTCGGTGCCAAGCAAAGCGCTGTCATGGAGATGTACCCGGCTCTGGTTACCATGAAGACCGGAAAAGGGGCTCTGCTGGTTTACAGCCGCCAGGAATCACACATCGCCGGATCACCGCGGCATGAAAATATCCTGAAGGTCCGGGTTGGCGCCACCAAGGACGGCATCATCCGAGCCATCGACCTGTATACCCTGTCCAATACGGGCGCTTATGGAGAACACGGTCCCACCACGGTGGAACTTTCTGCCTATAAGTCGATTCCGCTTTATGGCAAAGCGGATGCGTTCCGATTCCGTTTTGACGTTGTGTATACCAATGTGATGTCTGCCGGTGCCTACCGCGGTTACGGCGCGCCCCAGGGACTATTCGCCGTGGAGTCCGCGGTGAACGAACTGGCCCGGAAAATGGACTGGGATCCGGTCAAGCTGCGGGAGCTGAATATGGTCCGCGAAGGGCAGATCATGCCGGCCTATTACGGCGAGCAGCTCAACAGCTGCGCCTTGGATCGCTGCATGGCCCGAGCTAAGGAAATGATGAAATGGGACGAGAAATATCCAGCCCGTGATCTTGGCAACGGCAAGATCCGCAGCGTTGGGGTAGCCATGGCCATGCAGGGCTCCGGCATCACGCACCTGGATACCGCTGCTGTCTCGTTGAAAGTGAATGACGATGGCTTCTACTCGCTCAGCATCGGCGCAGCCGATATGGGCACCGGATGCGACACCAGCCTGGCCCAGGTAGCCGCTGAATGCCTCAACTGTTCCGTGGATGATATTGTCGTACATGGGGTCGATACGGACACTTCGCCCTATGACAAAGGCTCCTACGCTTCCAGCACCGCCTACATCACCGGCATGGCCACCGTCAAGACGTGTGAAGCGCTGGTTTTAAAGATCCGGGAGGCCGGTGCCAAAGCGTTGAAATGCGGGCTGGATGAAGTGGACTTTGACGGAATTCGCGTCTACCACGCACAAACCAATGCCTCGATTTCGCTGAAGGATCTGGCCAATCGGAATATGGCCGGTCACCAGAATACTCTCTATGCCACAGAGTCCCATTGCTCCGCCTTCTCCCCGCCCCCCTTCATGGTCGGCATGGCTGAAGTGGAAATCGATCAGGAAACCGGAACCATCGACCTCATCGATTACGTCGGCGTTGTGGACTGCGGCACCGTCGTCAATTCGAACATCGCCCGGATTCAGGCCGAAGGGGGAATTGCCCAGGGCATTGGCATGGCGCTGTATGAAGATATCCAGTACAGCGACAAAGGCCAGCTATACAACAACTCCCTGATGCAATACAAAATCCCCACCCGCCTCGATGTCGGAACCATCCGGGTGGCCTTCGAATCAAGCTACGAACCCTCTGGTCCCTTCGGTGTCAAATCCATCGGTGAAGTGGTCATCAACACTCCGCCTCCGGCCATTGCCGGCGCGATCCTGAACGCCACCGGCGCCTCCATCCGGGATTTGCCGATGACCCCGG